A genomic segment from Marinitoga sp. 1197 encodes:
- a CDS encoding DUF1858 domain-containing protein has protein sequence MEKFNVEKEKCIACKACVRTAPENFKIENGKAIVFKQPENKTELSNSQRAMNICPTKAIFSKKSEPITGDSKIRETLEKYPHLKKVLLKISPKFKTMQNPVMWNTIAKYATFKNAAKMAGVSLCEILHAINKELGLEKELYKLFPECIKDTKPEYNSTEIAWEEPETIMKIQKYEVETLTLIVNQIENLKPGKSLVFEGEIDPEPIIKVIESHKFLYNLNKINPYKTRISVYNKPSKLKNNKDYEILDVRKMQQDPFDIIIKKAYSLDPGEGFILVQTFVPTPLINMLDGMGFDAEVKEINPYEVKVYFTRRIENDINNYNYSDKPTITIQSATPVGYPIIMRLLQSKKLKQVVNIKELKIWEETEKHLGWIINKKADISFSALITASKLKDMDVKMPVVFVWDNFTILTRGYIAKSLEDLKGRKIHIPLFEDAPPAKITRYLIEAKGLNIKDFEFTYGNPFGRPKQIMMDFLSGKVDTVLLREPEAGFVIKALEESNITYSELSYGKIWNEINEGFGLLPNAGVVFKGELVREYPEIVKIVLEELKAAIEWVNSNKKEAAKLSFDMMRAPIKNVEKFIERVTFKYISGKELEDKVYNFYDILIKNNIISATLDEKLMEIFKI, from the coding sequence TGCTCCAGAAAATTTTAAAATAGAGAATGGGAAAGCTATAGTTTTTAAACAACCTGAAAATAAAACAGAATTAAGCAATAGTCAGAGAGCAATGAATATTTGTCCAACTAAAGCTATCTTTTCAAAAAAAAGTGAACCAATTACTGGAGATTCAAAAATCAGGGAAACATTAGAAAAATATCCACATTTAAAAAAGGTTTTATTAAAAATATCACCAAAATTTAAGACAATGCAAAATCCTGTAATGTGGAATACCATTGCAAAATATGCTACATTCAAAAATGCTGCTAAAATGGCAGGCGTTTCTTTATGCGAGATATTACATGCTATAAATAAAGAATTAGGATTAGAAAAAGAATTATATAAATTATTTCCCGAATGTATAAAAGACACGAAACCAGAATACAACAGCACCGAAATCGCATGGGAAGAACCTGAAACGATTATGAAAATTCAAAAATATGAGGTTGAAACTTTAACTTTAATCGTTAATCAAATAGAAAATTTAAAACCTGGAAAATCATTAGTTTTTGAGGGAGAAATAGACCCTGAACCAATAATAAAAGTAATAGAATCTCATAAATTCCTATATAATCTAAATAAAATTAATCCATATAAAACAAGAATTTCTGTCTATAATAAACCTTCAAAATTAAAAAACAATAAAGATTATGAAATTCTTGATGTAAGAAAGATGCAACAGGATCCATTTGATATAATTATAAAAAAAGCTTATTCATTAGATCCAGGTGAAGGTTTTATATTAGTTCAAACTTTTGTTCCAACCCCTTTAATAAATATGCTAGATGGAATGGGATTTGATGCTGAAGTTAAAGAAATTAATCCATATGAAGTAAAAGTATATTTTACACGCAGAATTGAAAATGATATTAATAATTATAATTATTCTGATAAGCCAACAATAACAATACAATCTGCAACTCCTGTAGGATATCCTATAATCATGAGATTATTACAATCAAAAAAATTAAAACAAGTTGTAAATATAAAAGAGTTAAAAATATGGGAAGAAACAGAAAAGCATCTTGGATGGATAATAAATAAAAAAGCAGATATAAGCTTTTCAGCATTAATAACTGCTTCGAAGTTGAAAGATATGGATGTGAAAATGCCTGTTGTTTTTGTTTGGGATAACTTTACGATATTAACAAGAGGTTATATAGCAAAATCTCTTGAGGATTTAAAAGGAAGAAAAATACATATACCACTTTTTGAAGATGCACCACCAGCTAAAATAACCAGATATTTAATAGAGGCAAAGGGTCTCAATATAAAAGATTTTGAATTTACTTATGGAAATCCATTTGGTAGACCTAAACAAATAATGATGGATTTTCTATCTGGTAAAGTAGATACAGTCTTATTAAGAGAACCAGAAGCAGGATTTGTGATAAAAGCATTAGAAGAAAGCAATATAACTTATTCAGAACTATCATATGGAAAAATATGGAATGAAATAAACGAAGGATTTGGATTATTACCAAATGCAGGGGTTGTATTTAAAGGAGAATTAGTTAGAGAATATCCAGAAATTGTAAAGATTGTCTTAGAAGAATTAAAAGCTGCAATAGAATGGGTAAATAGCAATAAGAAAGAAGCAGCAAAACTTTCATTTGATATGATGAGGGCACCAATAAAAAACGTGGAGAAATTTATTGAAAGAGTAACATTTAAATATATATCTGGAAAAGAACTTGAAGATAAAGTGTATAATTTTTATGACATATTAATAAAAAACAATATTATTAGCGCTACTTTAGATGAGAAATTAATGGAAATATTTAAAATATAA